The DNA window AAGGCTGAATGAAGAAATGTGCCCAGATTTGATGAATAGTAAGGAATACAAACCTTTTATTAGTGATTTGACCTTTCCAACTGATGTGGAATAAATTACTCAAATAAATGGTCTTCATCTAGTTTGTTACATTAGCTTTCCTGATATGGCTGCTACTTCTTATTATTAAATCTATTTTGTTACACTAGCATTTTACTGATATGCTGTGTCATTCATTATTTGCTTACTGCAGCAAACGTGTTCCACCGAGATcttaaaccaaaaaatattttggcaaaTGCTGATTGTAAGCTCAAAATATGTGATTTTGGCCTTGCAAGAGTAGCTTTCAGTGATACACCAACTGCCATCTTTTGGACGGTATATCACCTTTCCTCCAACTACTTCTTTATGCTCTCAAGTTTTTTATGAACATCTATTGATTCTTCTATTTTCAGGATTATGTTGCAACAAGGTGGTATAGGGCACCTGAATTGTGTGGATCTTTTTTCTCCAAGGTTCGTGCCTTTTTAATATGTTGTACCTTTAATTGAATACTGGTATTTCCAAGAATACCCTCATTTCCCTTTCATTACTATTGTTATATTTGTCTGCATTGCTGTAATTAAATTCACACTAAAACTCATGGATGGTGGATCAAACTTATATTAGCATTTTATTTCCttattgatatatttatagtaatttatattaaatgatgtattcctttcttttaatttatttagctTGGCTAATAATCTAAGGCAatagtatttttctaataaggACCAAGGGCATATATGCCATTGGGTATTTGCCAATCTGCTGTCAGCTTTTTTAATTGTGGTGGTTCACTGGCTGCGTGCAAAAGTCACCAAAATGCCACCGCCATTAGATCACATTGACTTGATTAGGTCATCTTTGATTGACCGATTGTGCCACAAATGCTTTAGAAAAtcatggaagaagaagagaatctTCTGTCTGGCCTACTGCTCTGCCCATGAAATGCTGCTTCCATGACCATGTAGTTGGTTATAGCATGGCAAGGGCAGGAGATGTTAGGCAGCTTGTCAAGGATTTCTTTGTTGTTCATCTGATTTGGGTTTTCTATTATCGTAGAACCATAGTATGTATTGGTGCAAATCAAATTACTACCGTATTGTGAATCCAATTGAGCAATGTGAATGGAATCAATCCAGTAAATAGGGGCTGATCCGTCGGTGGGCACCACAGCGTTGTGTGGGAAATAGATaggagagagatggagggtatgagagagaggagatgatTCAGCATGCCACATCAGTCCCATCAACAGTCATGTCATCAAGGTTATATTGAAATTCAGGATCTAGATGACACACATAACAAGTTTAGGAGTTCCATTGGGGAGTTAGTTGACACATCACAAGTGAAAGGACAGCCAGTACATTTTATTTACTCCTTTTAATACAATATCAACTTTTAACACTGATGATGTCCTGTACTCCTGTTTGCTGCTCATATGATGAACTGCTGTCTATCCatttactaaatatattttccttttttttaatttttattgaaCACGCCTTTTGTATTGTATAATACCTGGAGTGTTGGTGAACCTTGTATTGTTCAAATTCTTGCAGTACACACCAGCAATAGATATATGGAGCATCGGCTGCATATTTGCAGAACTTTTAACTGGAAAACCTCTTTTCCCTGGGAAAAATGTGGTGCATCAGCTTGATATAATTACGGATCTCTTGGGAACACCTTCTACAGAAGCAATATCTAGGGTCAGTATTGGTTGCCATAAGAAAGTGCTTTATGCTGACTATTTTTCTAATGATTGGTGTTACATGTACTCTTTATGCAATAGATTCGAAATGAGAAGGCCAGGCGATATTTGAGCAGTATGAGGTGGAAAAAGCCTATACCATTTACACAGAAGTTCCCAAATGCAGATCCACTTGCATTACGGTTGTTGGAGAGAATGCTATCTTTTGAGCCAAAAGATAGGCCAAATGCTGAAGAGGTATAATTTTGATGAGTGACAaccaaaaacatcatttttttattttttaattattgtgGCCTCAATCACCAAGGATAATGTATTCTACATAATTTCAGGCTCTTGCGGATCcttattttagaaacataGCAAATGTAGATAGAGAACCTTCAGCACAGCCTGTCACAAAGCTGGAATTTGACTttgagaggaggaggattaCAAAGGAAGATATAAGGGAACTCATCTATAGAGAAATTCTGGAGTATCATCCAAATATGTTGAGGGAATACCTCGAGGGGACTGAGTCAGCTGGTTTCATGTATCCTAGGTGTGTTGATTTTAACTACAAAATGCTCGACTAACGTGAAGTGCCTGATACAATTTCAGAGTAAATTTTAATGCTTAATTATTTGAAGACAGACCTGGTCATATTGAACATGCTACTAGGCTTTAGTTTTCTATCATTAATGTCTGCATGTGCATAAACAAGGCATGTTCTTTGCACATTTGTTCTGTCAAGGTGTTCTGATGGGTTTATTATACTAATAGCTAAATCAAGGCGCTaggttttttttgcaatgtgTGTATCGTATATGAAGGTCCAGTTTCATGTTTACAGAAAAAACTGTTCTAATGGTCCTTCTTCTTGTTCTCAAATCTCAATCTATCTTTCACTGGTCTTCCTTCACTTGGAATTTTGAATAACAAAATAGAAAGGAAAAGGGTCTGCATATACTCATATTGGTATGCCTGAAATACCCGTTTCTGATGGGCTTAAACTGAAACATTGCACTATATTTGCAGTGCGGTAGAGCATTTTAAAAAGCAGTTTGCATACCTTGAAGAACATTATGCTAAGGGATCAACAGCAGCTCCACCTGAGAGGCAACATAACTCTTTGCCAAGGTAATGTTTCCATAGTTTCCTCTATGGATTAATAAATTAACAGGCGGCACTTGATATTTCTTGACTTTCTACTTGTTCGGTAACAGACCTTCTGTGTTATATTCGGACAACCGTCCACAAAGCACAGCCAACATCACAGAGGATCTTTCAAAGTGTGTACTTAAAGATAATACACAAGAAATGCAGCAAGCTTCTGCTTCTGTTAGCGCAAATGGAGTTCCTCAAGGTAACACGTGAAGCTTCTATGAAGTTCATGTAACATCATGTATACTAGCTGATTTATTATTACTGCACCTCAATGTATCCATCCAAATTGTCCACTGTTAAAACAGATGACATCTGATCCAAAGGGccactttggtgaaaaatgtTTCGAAAGAACCAAAAGTGATAAATATGCGTTTAGTTGACAAGTTTCATCATGTGGGCATGCTGACTTGTTAACCTGTCTCGCTTATATCTTTGAGCTTACTCAGAAGCTTCAAGATGACTCTAATTGTTCAACTCCCCTGGCTTTTTCTCTGGTACCAAACAGAGTCCATGCTTTTGCTCTGGTGGCTTGTAGAGGCAACAATCTGCCATACAGTAGTGGCACCACCAGTCCACTAGGTCATGCAAGTACAGAAGCAAATGATTACCATGCCAAGGGCCACCGTTCAGCAGTGCCCAGCTGTCAGTCTTACAATCTGGGAATCAACATAGTAGTACATATGGATCCTACCCTTTGGATCATCTGGAGTTACATAGCAATATTGAACTTTGTGGCGCAAAGTTCTGCTAAATTGATTGGCCATTAAATTTTGTCCATTTTTTGTATCtgttttagttaattaatgGCTGCAGTTTATGCAATTGTCGTCCAGCAGTTAATCCAAGTGTGTGATGCTGGCAAATATTGATTCATGAGTAGTAAATCATCTACAAGATAACTAATATGCTGAACTATTCCTCTTGAAATGGAATTTTTCTTATCCTGTTACattcattttataaatatttttagccgGAAGCTTGTGGCTAACTCTAAATCACTTCGTATCACAGGCGGTGTTGCAAGACCTGGTAAAGTAGTTGGTTCTGTTCTACGCTATGGTAACTGCTCAACATCTACTGCTGAGCAATATGAGCATCGACAAGCTGTCAGAAACCCAAACCCTGCGCTGGCTACTAACAGTGTTTCTCCCCGAGGTTCTTACCCCAGAAGAAGCCCCATCCTGCAAGACTGAAACAGGTGAGTCTTAAAGGATCGATGTGAGCCAAGCTGGGCAACCAAAACCATACATACCAAACAAAGTACCAACTACTGTTGATGTCTGGAATGGCCACTGGTAGGCATCAAGGTATGTGTGTGCAATGCAATCAAACCCTTTGCCTTACAAAGGGTAAGGCGTTTACTCAGGTTACCTTTTCTATACGGTTACATGCTGATGCATTTAAAGATATCATTCTGTACATAATTGTATTATTTCTAGGGCTTGCTCTAGAAGACAAACACTTAGAACTGTTTTCCGCATCCTGCCTGACAGGCTGCTTGTTTCTATAGTTTTTTGGGTCAACCACTAAACATACCCACTACAGAAGCTTAGACTTGTATATGTACAATGCAGATGTTGTGGCACTCCCCATATGGATAACAACTTCTGACTTGACTAAGTTGTTCGCCACTTTGTTCTTGACGTAAACGTGTAAGTTGTCAAGTTCTAGAATATTTGAAATGCTTCTAGTAGCCTGTCATTCAAATGTAATATTTaactatatagttttataaactGAATAAGACTGTTAGCAGGGAATTATGTACATTTGAGATGactctctctctattttgatttgattgaGGGCTATCTCATGCTCTACTTTTGTTGAAGGCATACAAGGGTCTATTGAAATGCCTTACGACGTCGTGGTTGCGCGCAAAGAATGTAGGTTTTGGTGTTGCAATCTTGCTTCATATATCTTTTGCATCATGCCAAATGTTCTAACTTATTGATTCTCTGGCTACATTCTAAGGTCATCATAACTATTTCCCTTTTCCTGACGCTTGCCATCCTTGTGATCTAATAGCTTGCATACCAATTGCACATATGCAACATTCATCCATATTTTCAACATG is part of the Oryza brachyantha chromosome 11, ObraRS2, whole genome shotgun sequence genome and encodes:
- the LOC102704094 gene encoding mitogen-activated protein kinase 15; translation: MDFFTEYGEGNRYKIEEVIGKGSYGVVCSALDTHTGDKVAIKKINDIFEHVSDATRILREIKLLRLLRHPDIVEIKHILLPPSRREFKDIYVVFELMESDLHQVIKANDDLTPEHYQFFLYQLLRGLKYIHTANVFHRDLKPKNILANADCKLKICDFGLARVAFSDTPTAIFWTDYVATRWYRAPELCGSFFSKYTPAIDIWSIGCIFAELLTGKPLFPGKNVVHQLDIITDLLGTPSTEAISRIRNEKARRYLSSMRWKKPIPFTQKFPNADPLALRLLERMLSFEPKDRPNAEEALADPYFRNIANVDREPSAQPVTKLEFDFERRRITKEDIRELIYREILEYHPNMLREYLEGTESAGFMYPSAVEHFKKQFAYLEEHYAKGSTAAPPERQHNSLPRPSVLYSDNRPQSTANITEDLSKCVLKDNTQEMQQASASVSANGVPQGGVARPGKVVGSVLRYGNCSTSTAEQYEHRQAVRNPNPALATNSVSPRGSYPRRSPILQD